The Paenibacillus sp. YPG26 genome includes a window with the following:
- the groES gene encoding co-chaperone GroES: MIRPLGERVLVEPIEQNETTSFGIVLPDSAKEKPQEGKVIAVGSGSVNKDGVRVALEVKEGDVVLFSKYAGTEIKYEGKEYLIMKESDIHAVIG, translated from the coding sequence ATGATCAGACCTTTAGGTGAACGCGTACTGGTAGAACCGATCGAACAAAACGAAACAACTTCATTCGGGATTGTACTTCCCGACTCCGCTAAGGAGAAGCCGCAAGAAGGCAAAGTAATCGCTGTCGGCAGCGGTTCCGTCAACAAGGACGGTGTTCGTGTAGCTCTTGAAGTGAAAGAGGGCGACGTAGTCTTGTTCTCCAAATATGCCGGAACAGAAATTAAGTATGAAGGTAAAGAATACTTGATTATGAAAGAAAGCGACATTCACGCGGTCATTGGCTAA
- a CDS encoding twin-arginine translocase TatA/TatE family subunit, with protein MGGVILIVIAALLLFGPNKLPDLGRAVGRTFREFKEATRDIMDDEPPVKKTEPLPPRPEQPQAAERRLPE; from the coding sequence ATGGGCGGTGTTATCCTGATTGTAATCGCAGCCCTGCTGCTGTTTGGACCAAATAAGCTTCCGGATCTGGGAAGGGCTGTGGGCCGTACGTTCCGTGAATTCAAAGAAGCTACCCGTGATATTATGGACGATGAACCTCCGGTGAAGAAGACGGAGCCGCTGCCACCAAGGCCAGAACAGCCGCAGGCAGCTGAACGCCGGCTTCCGGAATAA
- the tatC gene encoding twin-arginine translocase subunit TatC has translation MPDEQDGMSVVDHLSELRKRLFVTLILFVLVLVGGFFVAHPVYDYLTAHGPTGLELKLNAFSFWDGVNVYMKIALIVALAITLPFMVYQVWAFVSPGLKPKERRATLKYIPFVFICFLVGVAFGYYVVFPLAMQFTSSLNQQLGLVETYGITDYFKFLTNIILPISLLFELPIVVLFLTQLRLLNPKRLKKMRRVAYFALVVVSVMITPPDFFSAFLVLIPMILLYEFSVMLSGRMYSKQLAADAERRAKYED, from the coding sequence ATGCCTGACGAACAGGATGGAATGTCAGTTGTCGATCATTTATCTGAGCTTCGCAAACGTCTGTTTGTTACACTGATCTTATTTGTTTTGGTGCTTGTAGGCGGATTTTTCGTTGCCCATCCGGTATACGACTATTTGACCGCACACGGTCCCACGGGCCTGGAACTGAAGCTGAACGCATTCTCCTTCTGGGACGGGGTCAATGTATATATGAAGATTGCCCTGATCGTGGCTTTGGCCATCACCCTGCCGTTTATGGTGTATCAGGTATGGGCCTTTGTAAGCCCGGGTCTTAAGCCTAAGGAACGCCGGGCTACCTTGAAATACATCCCGTTTGTGTTTATTTGCTTCCTGGTTGGTGTGGCTTTCGGATATTATGTTGTATTTCCTCTGGCAATGCAGTTCACCTCAAGTCTTAACCAGCAGCTCGGTCTGGTCGAGACCTATGGAATAACGGACTATTTCAAGTTCTTGACGAATATTATTCTCCCGATCTCGCTGCTGTTCGAGCTGCCGATCGTCGTGCTGTTCCTGACCCAGCTGCGGCTTCTTAACCCCAAGCGGCTTAAGAAGATGCGCCGGGTGGCTTATTTCGCCTTGGTGGTCGTGTCCGTTATGATCACACCTCCCGATTTCTTCTCGGCTTTTCTGGTGCTGATTCCTATGATTCTTCTCTATGAATTCAGTGTCATGCTGTCAGGAAGAATGTACAGCAAGCAGCTGGCTGCTGATGCGGAGCGGAGAGCGAAATACGAGGATTGA
- a CDS encoding MogA/MoaB family molybdenum cofactor biosynthesis protein — translation MVWKTAILTASDKGARGEREDTSAQVIRELVEEELGGEIVEYRIVPDEQDEIIAALIEMTDYFQANLVLTTGGTELAARDVTPEATRRIIEREVPGMAEAMRASAMQKNPAAMLFRGVVGIRGRTLIVNLPGTPKGVHENLAAIMGQLPEALLMVTGQFRL, via the coding sequence ATGGTATGGAAAACAGCGATCTTGACGGCTAGCGACAAGGGAGCCCGAGGCGAACGTGAAGATACGAGCGCCCAGGTTATCCGGGAACTGGTCGAGGAAGAACTGGGCGGAGAGATTGTGGAATACCGCATTGTTCCTGACGAACAAGATGAGATTATTGCGGCTTTAATTGAGATGACCGATTACTTTCAGGCCAATCTGGTTCTGACAACCGGGGGGACGGAGCTTGCTGCCCGTGATGTAACCCCGGAAGCGACGCGCCGCATTATTGAACGGGAAGTTCCGGGGATGGCGGAAGCGATGCGGGCAAGCGCGATGCAGAAGAACCCGGCGGCCATGCTGTTCCGGGGTGTTGTAGGTATTCGGGGACGTACCTTGATTGTGAACCTTCCCGGAACCCCCAAGGGTGTGCATGAGAATCTGGCAGCGATTATGGGCCAGTTACCCGAGGCCCTGCTGATGGTTACAGGACAGTTCCGGTTATAG
- the groL gene encoding chaperonin GroEL (60 kDa chaperone family; promotes refolding of misfolded polypeptides especially under stressful conditions; forms two stacked rings of heptamers to form a barrel-shaped 14mer; ends can be capped by GroES; misfolded proteins enter the barrel where they are refolded when GroES binds) yields MAKDIKFSEDARRAMLRGVDALANAVKVTLGPKGRNVVLEKKFGSPLITNDGVTIAKEIELEDAFENMGAQLVKEVATKTNDVAGDGTTTATVLAQALIREGLKNVTAGASPIGLRKGIDKAVRAAVEELQKISKTIEGKQSIAQVAAISAADEEVGELIAEAMEKVGKDGVITVEESRGFATELEVVEGMQFDRGYISPYMITDTDKMEAVLDNPYILITDKKISSTQEILPVLEKIVQQARPLVIIAEDIEGEAQAMLIVNKLRGTFNAVAVKAPGFGDRREAMLQDIAALTGGQVITEKLGLDLKSTSIEQLGNARQVRVTKEATTIVDGSGDKNDIAARVSQIRSQLEETTSEFDKEKLQERLAKLAGGVAVIKVGAATETELKERKLRIEDALNATRAAVEEGIVSGGGTALVNVYHAVSAVNVTGDEKTGVNIVLRALEEPIRTIAANAGEEGSVIVERLKKEQIGVGYNAATGEWVNMIEAGIVDPAKVTRSALQHAASVAGLFLTTEAVIADKPEPEKPAMPDMGGMGGMM; encoded by the coding sequence ATGGCAAAAGACATTAAATTCAGTGAAGACGCTCGCCGCGCAATGCTTCGCGGGGTTGACGCTTTGGCAAATGCGGTAAAAGTAACTCTTGGACCAAAAGGACGCAACGTGGTGCTTGAGAAGAAATTCGGAAGCCCGCTCATCACAAATGACGGAGTAACAATTGCCAAAGAAATCGAGCTTGAAGATGCATTCGAGAATATGGGTGCCCAGCTTGTTAAAGAAGTAGCAACCAAGACGAACGATGTGGCCGGTGACGGTACAACTACAGCAACTGTTCTTGCACAAGCCCTCATTCGTGAAGGTCTGAAGAACGTTACTGCGGGTGCAAGCCCAATCGGTCTTCGCAAAGGAATTGACAAAGCGGTTCGCGCAGCTGTAGAAGAACTGCAAAAGATCTCCAAAACGATCGAAGGCAAGCAATCCATCGCACAAGTAGCTGCCATCTCAGCTGCTGACGAAGAAGTAGGCGAATTGATCGCTGAAGCTATGGAGAAAGTCGGCAAAGACGGCGTTATCACTGTTGAAGAATCCCGCGGATTCGCGACTGAGCTTGAAGTGGTTGAAGGTATGCAGTTCGACCGCGGATATATCTCTCCATATATGATCACAGATACAGACAAAATGGAAGCTGTTCTGGATAACCCATACATCCTGATCACAGACAAGAAGATCAGCAGCACACAAGAAATTCTGCCTGTGCTTGAGAAGATCGTTCAACAAGCCCGTCCGCTTGTGATCATCGCTGAAGATATCGAAGGCGAAGCTCAAGCTATGCTGATCGTGAACAAACTTCGTGGTACATTCAACGCAGTAGCTGTTAAGGCTCCTGGCTTTGGCGACCGTCGCGAGGCAATGCTTCAAGACATCGCTGCCTTGACTGGTGGCCAAGTGATCACTGAGAAGCTCGGTCTTGACCTGAAGAGCACAAGCATCGAGCAGCTCGGTAACGCTCGCCAAGTGCGCGTAACCAAAGAAGCTACAACTATCGTTGACGGAAGCGGCGACAAGAATGATATCGCTGCTCGCGTTAGCCAAATCCGTTCCCAACTGGAAGAGACTACTTCCGAGTTCGACAAAGAGAAGCTGCAAGAGCGTCTGGCTAAACTCGCTGGCGGCGTAGCAGTAATCAAAGTTGGTGCGGCTACTGAGACTGAATTGAAAGAGCGCAAGCTTCGCATCGAAGACGCTCTGAACGCAACCCGCGCTGCGGTTGAAGAAGGTATCGTATCCGGTGGGGGTACTGCCCTTGTGAACGTCTACCACGCTGTATCTGCAGTGAATGTGACTGGCGACGAGAAGACTGGCGTGAACATCGTGCTTCGCGCGCTGGAAGAGCCGATCCGTACCATCGCAGCTAACGCTGGCGAAGAAGGATCTGTTATCGTTGAGCGTCTGAAGAAAGAACAAATCGGCGTAGGCTACAACGCAGCTACCGGCGAATGGGTGAACATGATCGAAGCAGGTATCGTTGACCCTGCCAAGGTTACCCGCTCCGCACTGCAGCACGCTGCATCCGTTGCAGGACTGTTCCTGACAACTGAAGCGGTTATCGCTGATAAGCCAGAACCAGAAAAGCCAGCTATGCCTGATATGGGCGGCATGGGCGGCATGATGTAA
- the moaC gene encoding cyclic pyranopterin monophosphate synthase MoaC, protein MTHFNEQGRAKMVDISSKEITVRTGVAVTKVTMLPSTLLAIKEGRVGKGDVLAVAQVAGIQAAKRTSDWIPMCHPLPLTGVNIIFTDNGEDELYIEASVKTEGKTGVEMEALTCASAAALTIYDMCKALQKDMVIGPTLLKSKTGGKSGDYNLGI, encoded by the coding sequence ATGACGCATTTCAATGAACAGGGCCGTGCCAAGATGGTGGATATCTCGAGCAAAGAGATTACGGTCCGCACCGGAGTGGCTGTAACAAAAGTAACCATGCTTCCATCTACGCTGCTCGCGATTAAGGAAGGCCGGGTCGGCAAGGGGGATGTGCTTGCGGTGGCTCAAGTCGCCGGGATTCAGGCGGCCAAGCGGACTTCGGACTGGATTCCGATGTGCCATCCTCTGCCTCTGACCGGCGTGAACATTATTTTCACCGATAATGGAGAGGACGAGCTATATATTGAGGCCTCCGTTAAGACCGAGGGCAAGACCGGGGTGGAGATGGAGGCTTTGACCTGTGCATCCGCAGCCGCCCTGACCATCTACGATATGTGCAAGGCGCTGCAGAAGGATATGGTTATCGGACCAACGCTGCTGAAATCGAAGACGGGCGGGAAGAGCGGCGATTATAACCTCGGGATATAA
- a CDS encoding type II toxin-antitoxin system death-on-curing family toxin, whose product MYVKLTPEQIIEIHDEELMQTGGLPGIKDRGYVELLSEKPFSDYFGEEQYPGLFLKAAVLMHGIIAAHCFNDCNKRTAVVCTYTFLYLNGYELVVDEDELFDITISVATKDIDLHILSNWLQENTVNIG is encoded by the coding sequence ATGTATGTAAAATTAACTCCAGAACAAATTATCGAAATACACGATGAAGAACTGATGCAAACAGGTGGGCTCCCAGGGATTAAAGACCGGGGTTATGTTGAACTTCTTTCTGAAAAGCCCTTTTCAGACTATTTCGGAGAAGAACAATACCCCGGTTTATTCTTGAAAGCAGCAGTATTAATGCACGGAATTATAGCAGCTCACTGTTTCAATGATTGCAACAAAAGAACCGCAGTTGTTTGTACATATACGTTCTTATATTTAAATGGCTACGAATTAGTTGTTGACGAAGATGAATTGTTTGATATTACTATCTCTGTAGCTACAAAAGACATTGACCTACATATATTATCCAATTGGTTACAAGAAAATACGGTAAATATTGGATAG